A stretch of Spirosoma oryzicola DNA encodes these proteins:
- a CDS encoding sulfate/molybdate ABC transporter ATP-binding protein, producing MITLDVCMPRLFAEGVTELDVQFDLTVGSLTALVGPSGSGKTTLLRLLAGLEKPSRGCIEINGVRWLDTARRINLPPQQRSIGYVFQDTALFPNMTVRENIQFAAPAGHPELVDQLIQETGLATFIGQKPSALSGGQRQRVALARALVRRPTVLLLDEPFAALDPDSGGQLRQLLLKLHQSWGTTTLLVSHHETDVQVLADRVIRLAQGRIQSDRVNERTDVSITAASEPIRHIYFDETSQEWVVQTDTLLLRSTNSAWGKLQVNDSIRIATS from the coding sequence ATGATTACGCTGGATGTCTGTATGCCGCGCCTATTTGCCGAAGGCGTTACCGAGCTTGATGTGCAATTCGACCTGACGGTGGGTAGCCTGACGGCGCTCGTAGGCCCTTCGGGTTCCGGGAAGACGACCTTACTGCGCCTGCTGGCCGGATTGGAAAAACCAAGCCGTGGCTGCATTGAGATCAACGGCGTACGCTGGCTCGATACCGCCCGGCGCATCAATTTGCCGCCCCAACAGCGGTCAATAGGCTATGTTTTTCAGGATACGGCCTTGTTTCCGAATATGACCGTACGCGAGAACATCCAGTTTGCCGCGCCCGCTGGTCATCCTGAATTGGTCGATCAACTGATCCAGGAAACGGGACTCGCTACGTTTATCGGCCAGAAACCATCGGCCTTGTCGGGTGGGCAACGACAGCGGGTGGCGTTGGCTCGCGCGTTGGTACGTCGGCCAACAGTACTGTTGCTGGATGAACCTTTTGCGGCTCTCGATCCGGACTCTGGCGGGCAGCTCCGTCAGCTGCTTTTAAAACTGCATCAATCCTGGGGTACGACGACTTTGTTGGTTAGCCACCACGAAACCGATGTTCAGGTACTAGCCGACCGGGTTATTCGGCTGGCGCAGGGACGTATTCAAAGCGACCGAGTCAATGAGAGAACAGATGTTAGCATTACAGCAGCGTCCGAACCAATCCGGCACATTTACTTCGATGAAACCAGTCAGGAGTGGGTTGTTCAGACCGACACGCTGCTGCTACGATCCACCAATTCGGCTTGGGGGAAGCTACAGGTGAATGACTCCATTCGGATCGCAACCTCCTAA
- a CDS encoding EamA family transporter, with translation MWILFSLLAAVATAIVVTLSKAGIKNVDSSLAFAIQSVLILIVSWGVVISQGTLSDVARIERRVWIYLILAGIVTCVSSLLSFRALKIGDASRVASLDKVSLVFSIILAVVFLKEKVNWQVIAGAALMAIGAVVIAMARE, from the coding sequence ATGTGGATTCTTTTTTCGCTTTTGGCCGCGGTGGCAACGGCTATCGTGGTAACACTGTCGAAGGCCGGTATTAAAAACGTCGATTCTAGTCTGGCGTTTGCCATTCAATCGGTTCTTATTTTGATTGTATCCTGGGGCGTTGTCATCAGTCAGGGAACGCTGTCTGATGTGGCACGTATCGAGCGACGCGTCTGGATTTATTTGATTCTGGCGGGCATCGTCACGTGCGTTTCTTCGCTGCTGTCGTTTCGGGCGCTCAAAATAGGTGACGCGTCCCGTGTGGCGTCGCTGGACAAAGTGTCGTTGGTTTTTTCAATTATACTGGCCGTTGTTTTCCTCAAAGAAAAAGTGAACTGGCAGGTTATTGCCGGGGCTGCACTGATGGCTATCGGTGCGGTTGTCATTGCGATGGCGCGTGAATAA
- a CDS encoding DUF2490 domain-containing protein: MNRFRFAFLLTASLFSYTFNCTFAQTALTPATPWGSWLIGTVQLPGNEKKWGGFAEIQTRSNAVMQQFFYYELKGGISYDLDRNFTLMLAGGQYGTYDFKDLSTGPLNTEKRLWQQLIINQYLSRIKFEHRYRIEQRWFTYREGSQMFRNRIRYRLNAFVPLNKRTITEKTIFLSLYDEVFLNPVGPTFERNRLYAGVGYQLTKNWIIQTGWVNQTNYSPATFEQGVFTPQAASGKNNLVIGLTYRISRRSGHAEKLPSQPD, from the coding sequence GTGAACCGCTTTCGATTCGCTTTCCTTCTGACAGCCAGCCTGTTTTCGTATACTTTCAACTGCACCTTTGCCCAAACCGCATTAACACCCGCAACCCCCTGGGGATCATGGCTTATTGGTACCGTTCAGCTGCCGGGCAATGAAAAAAAATGGGGTGGTTTTGCCGAAATACAGACCCGAAGCAACGCAGTGATGCAACAGTTTTTTTATTACGAGTTGAAGGGTGGTATCAGTTACGACCTCGACCGTAATTTTACCCTGATGCTAGCGGGTGGTCAGTATGGTACCTACGATTTCAAGGATCTGTCTACCGGACCGCTCAATACCGAAAAGCGGCTATGGCAACAGCTCATTATTAACCAGTATTTGTCGCGAATAAAATTTGAACATCGGTACCGCATTGAGCAGCGTTGGTTTACGTATAGAGAAGGTAGTCAGATGTTTCGAAACCGCATTCGTTATCGATTGAATGCGTTCGTTCCCCTAAACAAACGAACCATCACCGAGAAGACGATCTTTCTATCACTGTACGACGAAGTGTTTCTTAACCCCGTTGGCCCAACCTTCGAACGCAACCGTCTATACGCGGGCGTTGGCTATCAGCTTACGAAAAACTGGATTATCCAGACGGGCTGGGTGAATCAGACCAATTACAGCCCCGCTACATTTGAGCAGGGCGTATTTACTCCCCAAGCGGCTTCTGGTAAAAACAACCTGGTTATCGGGTTAACTTACCGTATTTCCCGCCGTAGCGGCCACGCAGAAAAGCTCCCCTCGCAACCTGACTGA
- a CDS encoding T9SS type A sorting domain-containing protein → MKSVFVSCWFFLMGFYSFQTSAQIQVSFPVSRAVFQRNTNNEATIRVNGYFTTPVTRIDARVQARDGQGTSTDWVTIQNNPTGGNYAGDLTVKGGWYNLEVRGMNGDQQVGGSTIVERVGAGEVFVIAGQSNGQGVYDDMPSASDDRINCVNYFDPSESQNDPPMDVLNLFSHVNQGVRITPRGVGSWCWGRVGDMLAQRLKVPIMFFNAGYIGTAVKNWRESAENGRTESIYSQGLYYADGQPYANLRIALQFYINMLGVRAILWQQGEAENFDNTSQSSYYNHLQYVINRSRQDANKNIAWVVARVSYSGDSRGARPQILAAQNQIISSVSNVFPGPETDNIQIPRQRPPRTIFDDVHFDVNGLYEVANVWNNSLNDRFFANAQPISPTPAPTVTVSCAGTNQLSIAVNGSFSSVTWNTGEGGQRITKGAGQYRAKVKDAAGNVLFSPVVRVASAPSIQASGPTTFCAGNSVTLRTDYDNNIQWNNNNTSQQLSVNSSGDYSVQYRDVSGCTFVSGTTSVRVNPLPAIPTVTAQQTTTFCQGGNTTLSANEVAGYRYRWNSGQTDRNITVQTAGAYTVTATDQNGCTSPQSQSIAVVVNPLPATPVIAASGNTTFCADQRVTLTSTENTAYQWTNGATSRAVTINQSGVYTVRTQNQFSCFSAPSNAITIRVNPLPNSPTLTANGPTTFCDGNQVALTATSNLRPLWSTGDSVQTIQVRQSGSYSARVRDNNGCFSPLATAIAVDVKPLPSVPSVTQIGTYTLEAMGSLSGDFYRWYINTDTLAVQTAIIKAGRSGSYAAQAFIRYSPTLTCFSDPSARLNFVVDDSNQGLSIYPNPSPDKIITLETLNNLANATIRIFTVSGREVETIFLPSIEDRKSIDLQKLAPGMYIMQIRAINYSASRRFLVGMGN, encoded by the coding sequence ATGAAAAGCGTTTTCGTTTCGTGTTGGTTCTTTTTGATGGGGTTCTATTCTTTTCAGACAAGCGCTCAAATCCAAGTTTCGTTTCCGGTTAGCCGAGCCGTTTTTCAGCGTAACACAAATAATGAAGCCACTATTCGTGTAAACGGCTATTTTACGACGCCCGTAACCCGAATTGATGCCCGCGTTCAGGCACGTGACGGACAAGGGACCTCAACCGACTGGGTCACGATTCAGAATAATCCGACTGGCGGTAATTACGCCGGTGATCTGACCGTAAAAGGAGGCTGGTACAACCTGGAAGTACGGGGCATGAACGGTGATCAACAGGTGGGCGGTAGCACTATCGTTGAACGGGTGGGTGCCGGCGAAGTATTCGTGATCGCGGGTCAGTCGAATGGTCAGGGTGTGTACGACGACATGCCCAGCGCCAGTGACGACCGCATCAACTGCGTCAATTATTTTGATCCTTCGGAGTCGCAGAACGACCCGCCTATGGATGTGCTGAATTTATTCTCTCATGTCAATCAGGGTGTTCGAATTACGCCACGCGGAGTAGGCAGCTGGTGCTGGGGTCGGGTCGGTGATATGCTAGCCCAACGACTGAAGGTACCGATCATGTTTTTCAACGCTGGTTACATTGGCACAGCCGTCAAGAACTGGCGCGAAAGTGCGGAAAATGGCCGTACGGAAAGTATTTACTCGCAGGGTTTGTACTATGCCGACGGTCAGCCTTATGCCAACCTACGGATCGCCTTGCAGTTTTACATCAATATGCTGGGCGTCAGAGCCATTTTGTGGCAGCAGGGCGAAGCCGAAAATTTCGACAATACAAGTCAGAGCAGCTATTACAATCATTTACAGTACGTTATTAATCGCAGTCGGCAGGACGCCAACAAAAATATAGCCTGGGTCGTTGCCCGCGTGTCGTATTCAGGCGATTCACGGGGAGCCCGTCCTCAGATCCTTGCCGCCCAGAACCAGATTATTAGTTCGGTAAGCAACGTGTTTCCAGGACCAGAGACCGACAACATTCAGATTCCCCGTCAGCGCCCGCCCCGGACGATCTTCGACGATGTACACTTCGATGTCAACGGACTCTACGAGGTAGCTAACGTCTGGAACAACAGCCTCAACGACAGATTTTTCGCGAATGCCCAGCCGATTTCTCCAACCCCTGCCCCGACGGTTACGGTATCGTGCGCCGGTACCAATCAACTGTCGATTGCCGTGAATGGCTCGTTCTCGTCGGTAACCTGGAACACGGGTGAAGGCGGCCAACGCATTACCAAAGGGGCTGGGCAGTACCGGGCGAAGGTGAAAGACGCGGCCGGTAATGTACTGTTCTCACCCGTTGTGCGCGTGGCTTCTGCTCCATCCATTCAGGCTTCGGGTCCGACCACGTTTTGCGCCGGAAACAGCGTGACGTTACGGACTGATTACGACAACAATATCCAATGGAATAATAACAATACGTCGCAACAGCTGTCTGTCAATTCCTCCGGCGATTATTCGGTTCAATACCGGGATGTAAGCGGCTGTACGTTTGTTTCGGGAACGACCTCGGTCCGGGTAAATCCATTACCCGCTATTCCGACGGTTACGGCTCAGCAAACGACAACCTTTTGTCAGGGTGGCAACACCACGCTGAGCGCCAACGAGGTTGCGGGTTATCGGTATCGGTGGAACTCGGGCCAGACCGACCGCAACATTACGGTACAGACAGCGGGAGCCTATACCGTGACTGCCACGGACCAGAACGGCTGTACATCGCCCCAATCGCAGTCAATTGCTGTCGTTGTAAATCCTTTGCCAGCAACCCCAGTTATTGCGGCCAGCGGAAACACGACCTTCTGCGCCGACCAGCGCGTAACCCTGACTTCGACCGAAAATACGGCCTATCAGTGGACGAACGGAGCAACTTCGCGAGCCGTGACCATCAACCAGTCCGGTGTGTACACGGTGCGGACACAAAATCAGTTTAGTTGCTTTTCGGCTCCGTCCAACGCCATCACGATCCGGGTAAACCCGCTGCCAAATTCGCCAACACTGACAGCAAACGGGCCGACAACCTTTTGTGATGGTAACCAGGTAGCACTTACAGCAACCAGCAATTTACGCCCTTTGTGGAGCACCGGCGATTCCGTACAAACCATCCAGGTGCGTCAGTCGGGTTCTTATTCGGCGCGGGTTCGGGATAACAACGGCTGTTTTTCGCCGTTAGCTACGGCGATTGCCGTTGATGTAAAACCACTGCCGAGCGTTCCTTCCGTTACGCAGATTGGTACCTATACGCTCGAAGCGATGGGCTCCCTTTCAGGCGATTTTTACCGCTGGTACATCAACACCGATACGCTGGCCGTTCAAACAGCGATAATCAAGGCCGGTCGATCCGGTTCGTACGCGGCCCAGGCGTTTATTCGCTACAGCCCAACGCTGACTTGTTTTTCTGATCCATCCGCCCGGCTAAACTTCGTAGTTGATGACTCAAACCAGGGATTAAGTATCTATCCGAATCCTAGCCCTGACAAAATCATTACGCTCGAAACGCTGAATAACCTGGCCAACGCCACAATCCGCATCTTTACCGTATCGGGCCGGGAGGTTGAAACGATTTTCCTACCAAGTATCGAAGATCGTAAATCCATCGATCTGCAAAAATTGGCTCCGGGCATGTACATTATGCAAATCAGGGCGATTAATTACTCAGCATCCAGACGTTTTCTCGTCGGTATGGGCAACTAA
- a CDS encoding M14 family metallopeptidase — protein sequence MKTYCTVLLTLSLLPSAFAQRSYYGTEEKWPEQDTARKVYTVKGERHGISYFKKHTFKDVQYQMGSTLTFDTYHTPDVMYGWCRKWAEQYPNLVDLYEVAKSYEGRPILQLTLTNKKTGKHTDKPAAYFEGGRHSGEVTSSEAVLWLAKHLLDNYGKDASITKLLDTKTIYLRPENNPDGATMYLYTAQRNRSSLRPNDNDRDGLLDEDSEDDLDGDGIIYQIRKKATTKADLEKADYVIDPKDKSGRLMKRVQAGQGTHLVYTEGIDNDGDGKYNEDGIGGLDNHRNYPENWRPDQGGDFTGRGYTQGGASEYPLSEPETRATYVWLMGHPNITVVNSMDTSVPMHLRPPSTSASAESMFPADEAIYKHMDSLGLSFTGYPWAGDVYDVYNTRNKINRLTGDPSKPQPLFGHGPDFGYFQYGAVWYGDELWNNGAMKDYDGDGDRDEYDALMWDDEANGKRGFKPWTKMTHPQLGEVEIGGFNPKFFSQNGPAWILENWISKQSKFNLAMAKELPQVDLTDVTVKPLADNEYEIKASWINSGKLPVALEQAKRVKMVPEDRVTLDINKELLKGFKDAKVVITQPALFDKTIYAGYTNVGEKKEATFRVKLNQPGSIKAKVKLLSTRGGYTEKEITIGK from the coding sequence ATGAAAACGTATTGTACAGTTCTTTTAACTCTATCTCTCCTCCCTAGTGCATTTGCCCAGCGATCGTATTACGGTACCGAAGAAAAATGGCCCGAACAGGACACCGCCCGAAAGGTGTACACCGTGAAAGGCGAACGGCACGGCATCAGTTATTTCAAGAAGCATACGTTCAAGGACGTACAATACCAAATGGGGTCGACGCTTACCTTCGATACCTACCACACCCCCGACGTCATGTACGGCTGGTGCCGCAAATGGGCCGAACAATACCCTAACCTGGTCGATTTGTACGAAGTAGCAAAAAGCTACGAAGGGCGGCCTATTTTACAACTGACACTGACCAACAAGAAAACGGGTAAACACACCGACAAACCAGCGGCTTACTTTGAAGGCGGACGGCACAGTGGCGAAGTCACCAGTAGTGAAGCTGTCCTCTGGCTGGCCAAACACTTGCTGGACAACTACGGTAAAGACGCGTCCATCACGAAACTGCTGGATACCAAAACCATTTACTTACGTCCCGAAAACAATCCTGACGGCGCAACGATGTACCTGTACACGGCGCAACGCAACCGCAGCAGCCTGCGCCCGAACGACAATGATCGGGATGGACTGCTGGATGAGGATTCTGAAGATGATCTCGATGGCGACGGGATCATTTACCAGATCCGGAAAAAGGCAACAACGAAGGCGGACCTGGAAAAGGCGGATTATGTCATCGACCCGAAAGATAAGTCAGGCCGGTTGATGAAGCGGGTACAGGCCGGCCAGGGCACGCACCTCGTGTACACCGAAGGCATTGACAACGACGGTGATGGCAAGTACAACGAAGATGGTATTGGTGGCCTGGACAACCACCGCAACTACCCCGAAAACTGGCGACCCGACCAGGGTGGCGACTTTACCGGGCGGGGCTACACGCAGGGCGGTGCCAGTGAGTACCCGCTCAGCGAACCCGAAACGCGGGCTACGTACGTCTGGCTGATGGGTCACCCCAACATCACGGTGGTCAATTCGATGGACACGAGCGTTCCGATGCACCTACGCCCCCCCTCCACATCGGCCAGCGCCGAAAGTATGTTCCCCGCCGACGAGGCTATTTACAAACACATGGATAGTTTGGGGCTTTCGTTTACGGGCTATCCGTGGGCGGGCGATGTGTACGATGTGTATAATACGCGCAACAAAATCAATCGCTTGACCGGCGACCCGTCAAAGCCACAACCCCTGTTCGGACACGGGCCGGATTTCGGCTATTTTCAATACGGTGCCGTTTGGTACGGGGATGAGCTTTGGAACAATGGGGCCATGAAAGATTACGACGGCGATGGCGACCGGGATGAATACGACGCGCTGATGTGGGACGACGAAGCCAACGGCAAACGTGGCTTCAAGCCGTGGACCAAAATGACGCATCCCCAATTGGGCGAAGTAGAGATTGGCGGCTTTAACCCTAAGTTTTTCTCACAAAACGGTCCGGCCTGGATTCTGGAGAACTGGATCTCGAAGCAATCGAAATTCAATCTGGCGATGGCGAAAGAACTTCCGCAGGTTGATTTGACCGATGTAACCGTGAAACCGCTGGCCGATAATGAATATGAAATAAAGGCGAGTTGGATAAACTCCGGTAAGTTACCCGTAGCGTTAGAGCAGGCCAAGCGGGTTAAGATGGTTCCCGAAGACCGGGTAACGCTGGACATCAACAAGGAGCTGTTGAAAGGTTTTAAAGATGCGAAAGTCGTCATTACCCAACCGGCTCTGTTTGACAAAACGATCTACGCGGGCTACACAAACGTTGGCGAGAAAAAAGAAGCGACCTTCCGGGTTAAGCTCAACCAACCGGGCAGCATCAAAGCAAAGGTTAAATTACTGTCAACGCGGGGTGGTTATACAGAAAAGGAAATTACCATCGGTAAGTAA
- a CDS encoding GNAT family N-acetyltransferase, which produces MSALSFTTKKGSEIASVFDELARLRIAVFRDFPYLYEGSVAYEKAYLKTYSQSERSFLFAVYSGDEMVGATTAIPLRDETDDIRRPFTQTSADIDRIFYFGESILLSAFRGLGLGHRFFDEREAHARSFGTFRTTCFCAVERDENHPAKPLDYRPNDLFWQKRGYVKQDALRSTLDWPDIGESVSTPKTMVYWMRDL; this is translated from the coding sequence ATGAGTGCACTGTCGTTTACTACCAAAAAAGGAAGCGAAATAGCATCCGTCTTCGACGAGCTGGCCCGGCTACGTATTGCCGTTTTCCGCGACTTTCCGTACCTATACGAAGGGTCGGTTGCGTACGAAAAAGCGTATCTGAAAACGTATAGCCAGTCGGAGCGGTCGTTTTTGTTTGCGGTGTACAGCGGAGACGAGATGGTTGGTGCCACGACGGCCATTCCGCTGCGTGACGAAACAGACGACATTCGCCGACCGTTTACGCAGACTTCTGCCGATATTGATCGCATCTTTTATTTTGGTGAAAGTATTCTGCTGTCTGCGTTTCGCGGATTGGGGCTAGGGCACCGTTTTTTCGATGAGCGGGAAGCCCACGCCCGTAGTTTCGGTACGTTTAGAACAACCTGCTTCTGCGCGGTCGAGCGCGACGAGAACCACCCCGCCAAACCGCTGGATTACCGACCTAACGACTTGTTCTGGCAGAAGAGAGGCTATGTCAAGCAGGATGCATTGCGAAGCACCCTCGACTGGCCCGATATCGGCGAATCGGTATCGACGCCTAAAACGATGGTCTACTGGATGAGGGATCTGTAG
- a CDS encoding nuclear transport factor 2 family protein, translated as MTALEIVQEYYSSFNQKDWNGMLVLLHPDVRHEPNQGEARVGTEKFTEFMQTMDESYDETLTDLVFLTEPTDTRVAVEFIVNGVYKKGEAGLPEAHNQTYRLPAAAFLEVKDEKISRVTTYYNLPLWIKLVSE; from the coding sequence ATGACTGCCTTAGAGATTGTACAAGAGTATTATTCGAGCTTCAACCAGAAAGATTGGAACGGCATGCTGGTGCTGCTGCACCCGGACGTTCGACACGAGCCGAACCAGGGCGAAGCGCGCGTTGGTACCGAAAAATTCACCGAGTTCATGCAAACGATGGACGAGTCGTACGACGAAACGCTGACCGATCTGGTGTTTCTGACGGAGCCGACCGACACGCGCGTAGCGGTGGAGTTTATCGTGAACGGGGTTTATAAGAAAGGTGAAGCGGGTCTACCCGAAGCGCACAATCAAACCTATCGACTGCCTGCTGCGGCATTTCTGGAGGTCAAGGATGAGAAAATTTCGCGGGTAACGACGTACTACAACCTGCCGCTCTGGATCAAGTTGGTATCGGAATAG
- a CDS encoding helix-turn-helix domain-containing protein, whose product MRSTLNPCSRLSKKNNIPVFELSKEAKAGLFVRMVDSTVIKSGDHDIDIAHRDNSYLLFILQSGNGRFLLDFEEFHFQAPAFGLIRPEQVHRLVDHQAAKGWLVAFDPGLLDPELVQSVRLLTLSPLPDLNSDKLASIHELVRLLYTLFWSADSRSITLQHLLNALVSAVCDLHQSVNKASGYTESRADEITLAFRQLVEQQYIDWKRPAHYAEALHVSVNHLTDTIKQKTGFPVSYWIQHQTMLEAKRLLYHTQGTVKDVAYRLGFSDQHYFSRLFRKVTGHTPIEFRQLFHDLSTKTPPSAIL is encoded by the coding sequence ATGCGCTCGACGCTTAATCCCTGTTCACGCTTGAGTAAGAAAAATAACATACCCGTTTTTGAACTGTCAAAAGAAGCAAAAGCGGGATTATTTGTTCGAATGGTCGATTCGACGGTTATTAAGTCGGGCGATCACGACATTGACATTGCCCATCGCGACAATTCGTATCTGTTGTTCATTCTGCAAAGTGGAAACGGACGATTTTTGCTGGACTTCGAAGAATTTCACTTTCAAGCACCCGCTTTTGGTTTGATCCGCCCCGAACAAGTACACCGCTTGGTCGATCATCAGGCCGCGAAGGGCTGGCTTGTCGCTTTTGATCCTGGCCTGCTCGATCCGGAGTTGGTTCAATCAGTCCGCTTACTGACGCTATCGCCCCTTCCCGACCTCAATTCCGACAAGCTTGCTTCGATTCACGAACTCGTCCGTTTGTTGTACACCTTGTTTTGGTCAGCCGATAGCCGATCAATAACGTTACAACACCTGCTGAACGCGCTTGTCAGTGCAGTTTGCGACCTTCACCAATCCGTCAATAAGGCGTCGGGTTATACAGAGAGTAGGGCCGATGAAATCACCCTCGCTTTTCGCCAGTTGGTTGAACAGCAGTACATTGACTGGAAACGGCCCGCTCACTATGCCGAAGCACTTCATGTATCGGTCAATCACCTGACAGACACTATCAAGCAAAAAACGGGCTTCCCGGTATCGTACTGGATTCAGCACCAAACGATGCTCGAAGCCAAGCGGCTTTTATACCATACGCAGGGAACGGTCAAAGATGTCGCTTACCGCCTGGGCTTTTCCGATCAGCATTACTTTTCCCGACTATTTCGCAAGGTTACGGGCCACACACCGATTGAATTCAGGCAGCTATTCCATGATTTGTCCACCAAAACCCCGCCTTCAGCCATTCTTTAG
- a CDS encoding siderophore-interacting protein gives MSLLDTITKAVGQKATIIEKRQIADHTFHLKIQGSALQALTYTPGEHLRVLIGLDKNSSLMDKVRTYSIWQYDQANATIDLAVCTHSKGVGSRWIQEVQPGELLYFVGPRGNFTIDDSGDYYVFVGDPSALAHLYEINRNLSGSKKIISFIYADQDMDFFPDVDGCTPFSFYQQPQNPAQTVIEQLTSQVNNATGKGMLYVGGDSRLCATLNRYFRHSLHWGSRQIKTKPFWNPTKTGLS, from the coding sequence ATGAGCCTTCTAGATACGATTACCAAAGCGGTTGGGCAAAAAGCCACGATCATTGAAAAAAGACAAATCGCCGATCATACCTTTCACCTAAAAATTCAGGGGAGCGCCCTGCAAGCGCTGACGTACACACCGGGCGAACACCTGCGGGTATTGATTGGGCTCGACAAGAATAGCTCACTCATGGATAAGGTCCGAACGTACTCCATTTGGCAGTATGATCAGGCCAATGCCACCATTGATCTTGCCGTTTGTACGCATTCGAAGGGCGTTGGTAGCCGCTGGATTCAGGAGGTGCAACCGGGTGAACTTCTGTACTTCGTCGGTCCGAGAGGCAATTTCACCATAGACGATTCGGGCGATTATTACGTGTTTGTCGGCGACCCATCGGCATTGGCGCACCTGTACGAAATCAACCGAAACCTGTCGGGTTCTAAAAAAATCATCAGCTTTATCTACGCCGACCAGGATATGGATTTCTTTCCTGATGTGGATGGCTGTACGCCTTTTTCATTTTATCAACAACCCCAAAATCCAGCCCAAACGGTTATCGAGCAACTGACCAGTCAGGTAAACAACGCGACCGGGAAAGGAATGCTGTATGTTGGTGGTGATAGCCGACTCTGCGCGACGCTCAACCGCTATTTTCGGCATTCGCTCCACTGGGGAAGCCGCCAGATCAAAACCAAGCCTTTCTGGAATCCAACAAAAACAGGTTTATCGTAA
- a CDS encoding LytR/AlgR family response regulator transcription factor, which translates to MNILIVEDEAVAARQLKAMVERAGDDVTVLAVLDSIERTVAYLRQSSQQPAIVGQPVHPDLILLDIELSDGQSFAIFDQVAVTSPIIFTTAYDEYALKAFDVNSVDYLLKPIQETALQKALHKFRQLRQTYGGNPTVSMPIDELIRQLTERQPATLAYRDRFLVHVGQRLIPIDGSEIAYFFSTNKLTFLKSHANNQYSLNYSLDELEKSLDPKQFYRANRQFIVSHKAVHRIHLHFSSKLKVELRPATEESVMVSREKAMAFRQWLGE; encoded by the coding sequence ATGAATATACTAATTGTGGAGGACGAAGCCGTAGCTGCTCGTCAGCTTAAAGCCATGGTAGAGCGGGCGGGGGATGATGTAACGGTGCTGGCCGTACTCGACAGCATCGAACGCACGGTAGCGTACCTTCGGCAAAGCAGCCAGCAACCAGCCATTGTTGGGCAGCCCGTACATCCTGATCTGATCTTGCTGGATATTGAACTGTCGGATGGGCAGAGCTTCGCGATTTTCGATCAGGTAGCGGTAACGAGTCCGATTATTTTCACGACGGCGTACGACGAGTACGCCCTCAAGGCTTTTGACGTCAACAGTGTCGATTATTTGCTAAAACCCATTCAGGAAACGGCGTTGCAAAAAGCGTTGCATAAGTTTCGTCAGCTTCGGCAGACGTACGGCGGCAACCCGACTGTAAGCATGCCCATTGACGAACTGATCCGCCAGCTAACGGAGCGTCAGCCAGCGACGCTTGCCTACCGGGATCGCTTTCTGGTGCATGTCGGCCAGCGGTTGATACCCATCGACGGGAGTGAGATCGCTTATTTTTTCTCGACCAACAAGCTGACTTTTCTAAAGTCGCACGCGAACAACCAATACAGCCTTAACTACTCGCTCGATGAACTAGAGAAGTCGCTTGATCCAAAACAGTTTTACCGGGCCAACCGGCAATTTATCGTTAGTCATAAAGCGGTTCATCGCATCCATCTGCATTTCAGTAGCAAGCTGAAGGTAGAGCTTCGGCCAGCCACTGAAGAAAGCGTTATGGTAAGTCGCGAGAAAGCGATGGCGTTCCGCCAGTGGTTGGGCGAGTAA